One bacterium genomic window carries:
- a CDS encoding ATP-binding protein — MKIVEISIRSLFGRFNHTIQFFMGERVTIIHGPNGVGKTTVLRLIYALFNRKYYELFQIPFDSIHIKFQPSGSLTVNNIRDKVTNETTRLVLKYRDLVYNIEPLEEGNIRSIYSYNSIERFVDNLERVDQNLWRDNQTNETFGIYEVMYKYGHLLPEELKKSVKLEPELIRDLYKSVNITLVETQRLIISVLSEDSNYRHRKETVTQKIAVDQFSSDMIMRINKLQQVSGIEGAKLDQTFPQRLLKYSLPKDVNEKVIRERYSEQTLYRDRLIKAGIIGGETSVELPKRRLTKDDRKVLCIYLDDVQKKLKVFDNLLVR, encoded by the coding sequence ATGAAGATAGTTGAAATTTCGATCCGTTCTCTATTTGGACGGTTTAATCACACTATCCAATTCTTCATGGGTGAACGAGTTACAATAATTCATGGACCAAATGGAGTTGGAAAAACAACTGTCTTGAGATTGATTTATGCTTTGTTTAACAGAAAGTATTACGAACTATTCCAAATACCTTTTGATTCAATACATATAAAATTTCAACCATCAGGATCACTAACAGTAAACAATATTAGAGATAAAGTCACTAATGAAACAACAAGACTTGTCTTAAAATATCGCGATTTAGTATATAATATTGAACCTCTTGAAGAAGGAAATATTAGATCTATTTATTCATATAACTCTATAGAAAGATTTGTCGACAACTTAGAACGGGTAGATCAAAACTTATGGCGTGACAATCAAACTAATGAGACATTTGGTATTTATGAAGTGATGTACAAATACGGACATCTACTTCCGGAAGAATTGAAAAAATCTGTGAAATTGGAACCTGAACTAATTAGAGATCTGTATAAGTCGGTCAATATTACTCTAGTTGAAACACAAAGATTAATAATTTCTGTACTTTCGGAAGATTCTAATTATCGGCATAGAAAAGAAACTGTGACACAGAAAATTGCCGTTGATCAATTTTCTTCTGATATGATTATGAGAATAAACAAATTGCAACAAGTAAGTGGAATTGAAGGAGCAAAGCTTGATCAAACGTTTCCTCAACGTCTTCTCAAATACTCGTTACCTAAAGATGTTAACGAAAAAGTAATCAGAGAAAGGTATTCTGAGCAAACACTTTACCGCGATAGATTGATCAAAGCAGGTATCATTGGTGGAGAAACATCAGTCGAGTTACCAAAGCGTAGACTTACGAAAGATGATCGGAAAGTGTTATGTATATATTTAGATGATGTTCAAAAGAAATTAAAGGTATTTGATAATTTATTAGTTAGAAT
- a CDS encoding MFS transporter has protein sequence MNDTSEIKPVIRRLFLFTAMFAMVNVAFQFGEVIARKSLAATPLQVTILTMMFPMTSIISIWVGRYLSGRDQRPLIRVTGTIAVAALASGLLLTTYWHLFGIFLVFALVSSAQTLAQTRILQQYIPANRTGKMLGMAQGLGMITGAIYSAVGGYWLDHVYHGWQSLFFVTGLLGFIGVLALASIPTRNEDHIDRFHFRRDNFFAPLSEVIALLKRRKDFLRFEMAFMLYGVAFMMQLPVIPLYLVDDLQLHYSDIGLARGTIFQLVMIAGIPFYGRLFDRSTPHRLSMQVFALGALFPLVLLSASLFDGAMQKTVVMIAFGLFGAIMSGVIMLWNLSAMRFAQSGEDVAVYQSVHIAATGVRGAFAPLMGLGITTLFGNRIALAVASLFWIAASVAMIVARKYDVKLGENISLRV, from the coding sequence ATGAACGACACCTCCGAAATCAAACCGGTAATCCGCCGCCTCTTCCTGTTCACCGCAATGTTTGCGATGGTGAATGTCGCATTCCAATTCGGTGAAGTGATCGCCCGTAAATCGCTCGCGGCGACTCCGCTTCAAGTCACCATTCTGACGATGATGTTTCCAATGACGAGTATCATCTCGATCTGGGTGGGACGCTATCTCTCCGGACGCGATCAACGCCCCTTGATCCGGGTAACGGGAACGATTGCGGTGGCGGCGCTTGCGAGTGGATTGCTGCTGACAACCTACTGGCATCTCTTCGGTATCTTTCTCGTATTCGCGTTGGTCTCTTCGGCACAGACCCTTGCGCAAACCCGCATCCTGCAGCAATACATTCCTGCCAATCGCACGGGGAAAATGCTCGGCATGGCGCAAGGATTGGGCATGATTACCGGCGCAATCTATTCGGCGGTGGGCGGCTACTGGCTCGATCACGTATATCACGGGTGGCAATCGCTCTTCTTCGTGACTGGTTTACTTGGATTCATCGGTGTGCTTGCCTTGGCGTCAATTCCTACCCGCAACGAAGATCATATTGACCGCTTCCATTTCCGTCGCGACAATTTTTTCGCGCCGCTCAGCGAAGTGATTGCGTTACTCAAACGGAGGAAAGATTTTCTCCGCTTCGAAATGGCGTTTATGCTGTATGGCGTCGCATTTATGATGCAGCTTCCGGTGATTCCGCTCTATCTCGTCGACGATTTGCAATTGCATTACAGCGACATCGGGCTTGCGCGCGGCACGATTTTTCAATTGGTGATGATTGCGGGCATCCCGTTCTATGGGCGGCTCTTCGACCGCTCGACGCCCCATCGGCTCTCGATGCAGGTGTTTGCACTCGGCGCACTCTTTCCGCTGGTTTTACTCTCTGCCTCACTGTTCGATGGAGCAATGCAAAAAACGGTCGTGATGATTGCCTTTGGACTTTTCGGCGCGATCATGAGCGGCGTCATAATGCTCTGGAATTTGAGCGCGATGCGATTTGCCCAGAGTGGGGAGGATGTGGCGGTGTATCAATCGGTACATATCGCGGCAACCGGTGTCCGTGGCGCCTTTGCTCCGCTCATGGGGCTTGGCATCACTACCCTATTCGGTAATCGCATTGCATTGGCGGTAGCATCTCTGTTTTGGATTGCAGCATCGGTGGCGATGATCGTCGCCCGCAAATACGACGTGAAACTCGGAGAGAATATTAGTTTGAGGGTGTAA